One Malus domestica chromosome 11, GDT2T_hap1 genomic region harbors:
- the LOC103447611 gene encoding putative disease resistance protein RGA4 gives MADAIVSPLLEKLASTTYQYVAGEVKLVLNVKKEVEEFAWNLQAIESVLEDAERRQMKEANVQNWLDNLKEISYMMVDVLDEWHTDILRQEVEKQDREGADHLAPQRKVSFSIFARCFCLGQVGKVIVRREIALKIKDLNVRLAEIYKQRKMYSFQPTEKVIQKQQTSSFVDMSEIFGREKEKDSLIRKLVSDSSEEGKGLLIIPIVGMGGMGKTTLAQLAYNDAKVKAHFRKRIWVCVSEPFDEIRIAKEISGDASSSSTGLDHVLESMSESIKGVKFLLVLDDVWTDDRKKWDQLKVPLMQNGAEGSRILVTTRKQNVASMMRATSHMINLAELSEQNCLSIFNHMAFSGREVDEFEVFGDISREIVKKCKGLPLVAKTLGSMMQDKKTRNEWLDVLNSRIWDWEEVEQEVFQPLFLSYYDLAPRNRCCLLYCAIFPKDYEFSRDVLINFWMAQDYLNSRENKDKRKIGYAVFDNLVARSFFQDFKKDIRTGAIIGCKMHDIVHDFVQFITKKECLITESEGANQKIDILGSKVHHLTLTSIADSQALLSITSGNCKNLRTLVTTHSRVDTVYGRFISKLKSLRTIKLCLSYTSIEELPEEIGELVHLRHIDLSESRNLKKLSDTICGLYNLYTLDLRGCYALKKLPDNMGKLISLKHLYVGRCSSLEYLPKGIGRLTSLQTLDVCPLFSVDNDEAFQVGDLGNLNQLQGSLSIRILGKVKDGSEAQLRGNKQLFRLDLDFGKVVYEAGDCSERIMTVFRPHDDLESLRIDWNYNDVYFGSTFPNWLRSLNKLRFLDLSKNEGCQVLPALGKLPFLEKLSVGGMLRVKKVGGEFLGVGDDDQTSSSFKSSSPILFPKLKRLQFWGLESWKDWEGVKGWNVNSGITIMPCLSSLEIYHCSRLETLPDFLWKTPLQNLSIVSCSQLAARCKEGRWPKIFEIPNVEYHDC, from the coding sequence ATGGCCGATGCAATTGTTTCCCCGCTACTAGAAAAGTTGGCTTCAACAACTTATCAATACGTAGCGGGCGAGGTGAAACTCGTTCTGAACGTTaagaaagaagttgaagaattcGCCTGGAATCTCCAAGCTATTGAATCTGTGCTTGAGGATGCAGAGCGAAGGCAAATGAAGGAGGCTAACGTGCAAAACTGGCTGGACAACTTGAAGGAAATATCGTACATGATGGTGGACGTGCTGGATGAGTGGCACACTGACATCCTGAGACAAGAAGTTGAGAAACAAGATAGAGAAGGTGCAGATCATCTTGCTCCTCAGAGGAAGGTAAGTTTCTCTATTTTCGCTCGTTGCTTTTGTCTTGGCCAAGTCGGGAAGGTTATTGTTCGTCGTGAAATTGCTCTCAAGATAAAGGATCTAAATGTGAGGTTAGCTGAGATTTATAAGCAAAGAAAAATGTATAGTTTTCAACCCACTGAAAAAGTCATCCAAAAACAGCAAACTTCGTCTTTTGTCGATATGTCTGAGATATTTGGtcgagaaaaggaaaaagatagTTTGATAAGGAAGTTGGTGAGTGATAGTAGTGAAGAAGGGAAGGGGCTCCTCATCATCCCTATTGTAGGGATGGGAGGCATGGGAAAGACAACTTTGGCTCAGTTAGCCTATAATGATGCCAAAGTTAAAGCTCATTTTCGAAAGAGAATATGGGTTTGTGTGTCGGAGCCTTTCGATGAGATAAGGATTGCCAAAGAGATTAGTGGTGATGCCTCCTCAAGTTCAACTGGGTTGGATCATGTCTTAGAATCTATGTCTGAATCCATTAAGGGGGTAAAGTTTCTTCTTGTGTTGGATGATGTGTGGACCGACGATCGCAAAAAGTGGGATCAATTAAAGGTTCCATTGATGCAAAATGGGGCTGAGGGCAGTAGAATACTAGTAACCACCAGGAAGCAAAATGTTGCTAGTATGATGAGAGCAACCTCTCACATGATCAATCTTGCAGAGTTGAGCGAACAAAATTGTTTGTCAATCTTCAATCATATGGCATTTTCTGGTAGAGAAGTAGACGAGTTTGAGGTGTTTGGAGATATCAGTAGGGAAATTGTAAAAAAGTGCAAGGGTTTGCCACTTGTTGCAAAGACTCTAGGTAGTATGATGCAGGATAAGAAAACAAGGAATGAATGGTTGGACGTTCTGAATAGTAGAATATGGGATTGGGAAGAAGTGGAGCAAGAAGTTTTCCAGCCATTGTTTCTAAGTTATTACGATTTGGCGCCAAGAAATAGATGTTGCCTTTTATATTGTGCTATTTTCCCGAAAGATTATGAATTTAGTAGGGATGTGTTGATTAATTTTTGGATGGCACAAGATTATCTTAATTCCAGGGAGAataaagataaaagaaaaattggTTATGCTGTGTTTGATAATTTAGTTGCGCGGTCATTTTTTCAAGACTTTAAGAAAGACATTCGCACTGGTGCAATAATAGGTTGCAAAATGCATGACATTGTACATGACTTTGTGCAATTTATCACCAAGAAGGAATGTTTGATTACGGAGTCTGAGGGAGCAAACCAAAAAATAGATATATTGGGCAGTAAGGTTCACCATTTGACCTTAACGTCTATAGCTGATAGTCAAGCTTTACTTTCTATCACTTCTGGCAATTGCAAAAATCTACGCACGCTTGTAACAACTCACTCAAGGGTTGATACGGTGTACGGTAGATttatttcaaaattgaaaagtcTTAGGACGATAAAGTTGTGTTTGTCTTATACATCCATCGAAGAACTCCCAGAAGAGATTGGTGAATTGGTACATTTGAGACATATTGATTTGTCTGAGAGTAGAAATTTGAAGAAATTATCAGACACCATTTGTGGTTTATACAATCTGTATACCTTGGACCTGCGGGGATGCTATGCACTTAAAAAATTGCCTGATAACATGGGAAAGTTGATTAGCTTAAAACATCTTTACGTTGGGAGGTGCAGCTCATTGGAGTACTTGCCAAAAGGGATAGGGAGATTAACAAGTTTGCAGACACTAGACGTCTGTCCTCTGTTTTCTGTCGACAACGACGAAGCATTTCAAGTTGGGGATTTGGGAAACTTGAACCAGCTCCAGGGCAGTCTCAGTATAAGAATTTTGGGGAAGGTGAAAGATGGGAGTGAAGCACAATTGAGGGGCAACAAGCAACTTTTTCGTCTCGACCTTGATTTTGGAAAAGTGGTCTACGAGGCTGGAGACTGCAGTGAACGAATAATGACTGTCTTTCGACCGCACGATGATCTGGAATCTTTAAGGATTGATTGGAATTACAACGATGTGTATTTTGGCTCGACCTTCCCGAATTGGCTGAGGTCTTTAAACAAGTTGCGATTCCTTGATCTGTCGAAGAATGAGGGTTGTCAAGTTTTGCCTGCTCTTGGGAAATTGCCCTTCCTTGAAAAACTCTCCGTAGGGGGGATGTTGCGTGTAAAAAAGGTTGGTGGCGAGTTTTTGGGAGTAGGAGACGATGATCAAACAtcctcttcattcaaatcatcctCACCAATATTATTCCCAAAATTGAAGCGGCTCCAATTTTGGGGACTTGAGTCTTGGAAGGACTGGGAAGGCGTGAAAGGGTGGAACGTGAATTCTGGAATTACAATCATGCCATGTCTTTCTTCCTTAGAAATATATCATTGCTCTAGGTTAGAAACACTGCCAGACTTCCTATGGAAAACACCACTGCAGAATCTTAGCATTGTTTCGTGTTCGCAACTTGCCGCACGTTGCAAAGAAGGACGGTGGCCCAAGATTTTTGAAATCCCAAACGTTGAGTATCATGACTGTTAA
- the LOC108174467 gene encoding putative disease resistance protein RGA3, with product MADALVSMLLEKLATTTYEYVEDELTLILNVKKEVEEFTGNLKAIESMLEDAEQRQMKEANVQNWLDNLKEISYQMVDVLDEWNTDVLRQEVEKQEGEGTTHITHQRKVSFAIFARCFCLGQVGKVIIRREIALKIKDLNEQLVGIYKQRKMYNFQLTEIVIQKQQTSSFVDMSEIFGREKEKDSLIRKLVSDGSEEGRGLLIIPIVGMGGMGKTTLAQLVYNDANVKAHFQKRIWVCVSEPFDETKIAKEISGDATSSSTGLDHVLESMSRSIKGVKFLLVLDDVWTEDRKKWYQLKVPLMQNGAEGSRILVTTRKENVASMMEATSHMINLAELSEQNCLSIFNHMAFSNREIGEFEVFGEISREIVRKCKGLPLVAKTLGSMMRDKRTRSEWLKVLNSKIWDWEEVEQEVFQPLFLSYYDLAPRNKCCLLYCAIFPKDYEFSRDELINLWMAQDYLNSRENKDKGKTGQAVFDNLVARSFFQDFKKHYDTGAIIGCKMHDIVHDFVQFITKKECLSTEAEVANRKIEVLGSNLRHLTLTSVVDDQALLSITSRNCKNLRTLTTTHSSVATVYASFILQVKCLRTIRLSGNSIKELPKEIGELVHLRHIDLSRSIKLEKLPDTICGLYNLYTLDLRRWKSLHKLPDNMGKLISLRHLYVGESDSLKYLPKGIGRLTSLQTLDVCPLFSVDNDEAFQVGDLGTVNQLHGSLQIRILGKVKDGSEAQLRDNKQLFHLQLDFGEVRDKAGESSGRNMDVLRPHDDLESLEIYGYFGSTWPNWLMSLKKLRFLTLEDNCVCEILPPLGKLPFLEGLHLGAMSGVRKIGGEFLGVEDDQTSSFKSSLSILFPKLKRLHFYNMLSWKDWGGVKGWNKGDSGITIMPCLSSLDITMCSELETLPDFLCKMPLKNLSIFYCPTLAKRCKESSGEEWPKISHIPNVKICANDV from the coding sequence ATGGCTGACGCCCTCGTTTCCATGCTACTAGAGAAGTTGGCTACAACAACTTATGAGTACGTAGAGGACGAGCTGACACTCATTCTAAATGTTAAGAAAGAAGTTGAAGAGTTCACTGGCAACCTGAAAGCTATTGAATCTATGCTTGAGGATGCAGAGCAAAGGCAAATGAAGGAGGCAAACGTGCAAAACTGGCTGGATAACCTGAAGGAAATATCGTACCAGATGGTGGACGTGCTGGATGAGTGGAACACTGACGTTCTGAGACAAGAAGTTGAGAAACAAGAAGGAGAAGGCACAACTCATATTACTCATCAGAGGAAGGTAAGTTTTGCTATCTTCGCTCGTTGTTTTTGTCTTGGCCAAGTCGGCAAGGTTATTATTCGTCGTGAAATTGCTCTCAAGATAAAGGATCTAAATGAGCAGTTAGTTGGGATTTATAAGCAAAGAAAAATGTATAATTTTCAACTCACTGAAATAGTCATTCAAAAACAGCAAACTTCGTCTTTTGTCGATATGTCTGAGATATTTGGtcgagaaaaggaaaaggataGTTTGATAAGGAAGTTGGTGAGTGATGGTAGTGAAGAAGGGAGGGGGCTCCTCATCATCCCTATTGTAGGGATGGGAGGTATGGGAAAGACAACTTTGGCTCAGTTAGTCTATAATGATGCCAATGTTAAAGCTCATTTTCAAAAGAGAATATGGGTTTGTGTGTCAGAGCCTTTCGATGAGACAAAGATTGCCAAAGAGATTAGTGGTGATGCCACCTCAAGTTCAACTGGGTTGGATCATGTCTTAGAATCTATGTCTCGATCCATTAAAGGGGTAAAGTTTCTTCTTGTGTTGGATGATGTGTGGACTGAAGACCGTAAAAAGTGGTATCAATTAAAGGTTCCATTGATGCAAAATGGGGCTGAGGGCAGTAGAATACTAGTAACCaccagaaaagaaaatgttgcTAGTATGATGGAAGCAACCTCTCACATGATCAATCTTGCAGAGTTGAGCGAACAAAATTGTTTGTCAATCTTCAATCACATGGCATTTTCTAATAGAGAAATAGGCGAGTTTGAGGTGTTTGGAGAAATCAGTAGGGAGATTGTAAGAAAGTGTAAGGGTTTGCCACTTGTTGCAAAGACTTTAGGTAGTATGATGCGAGATAAGAGGACAAGGAGTGAATGGTTGAAGGTTCTGAATAGTAAAATATGGGATTGGGAAGAAGTGGAGCAAGAAGTTTTCCAGCCATTATTTCTAAGTTATTATGATTTGGCCCCGAGAAACAAATGTTGCCTTTTATATTGTGCTATTTTTCCAAAAGATTATGAGTTTAGTAGAGATGAGTTGATTAATCTTTGGATGGCACAAGATTATCTTAATTCTAGAGAGAATAAAGATAAAGGAAAAACTGGTCAAGCTGTTTTTGATAATTTAGTTGCTCGGTCTTTTTTTCAAGATTTTAAGAAACATTACGACACTGGTGCGATAATAGGTTGCAAAATGCATGACATTGTACATGACTTCGTGCAATTTATCACCAAGAAGGAATGCTTGAGTACCGAGGCAGAGGTTGCAAACCGTAAAATAGAGGTATTGGGCAGTAATCTTCGCCATCTGACCTTAACATCTGTGGTTGATGATCAAGCTTTACTTTCTATCACTTCTCGGAATTGCAAAAATCTACGTACGCTCACAACAACTCACTCAAGTGTTGCTACGGTATATGCTAGTTTTATTTTACAAGTTAAATGTCTTAGGACGATAAGGTTGTCTGGAAATTCCATCAAAGAACTCCCAAAAGAGATTGGTGAATTGGTACATTTGAGGCATATTGATTTGTCTAGGAGTATAAAGTTGGAGAAGTTACCAGACACCATTTGTGGTTTATATAACTTGTATACCTTGGACCTTCGAAGATGGAAATCGCTACATAAATTGCCTGATAACATGGGAAAGTTGATTAGCTTAAGGCATCTTTACGTTGGGGAGAGTGACTCACTGAAGTACTTGCCAAAAGGGATAGGGAGATTAACAAGTTTGCAAACACTAGACGTTTGTCCTCTTTTTTCTGTTGACAATGACGAAGCATTTCAAGTTGGGGATTTGGGAACCGTGAACCAGCTCCACGGCAGTCTCCAAATAAGAATTTTGGGGAAGGTGAAAGATGGGAGTGAAGCACAACTGCGGGACAACAAGCAACTTTTTCATCTCCAACTTGATTTTGGTGAAGTGCGTGACAAGGCCGGAGAGAGCAGTGGACGAAATATGGATGTCTTAAGACCACACGATGATCTGGAATCTTTAGAGATTTATGGGTATTTTGGCTCGACCTGGCCGAATTGGTTGATGTCTTTAAAAAAGTTGCGATTCCTTACTCTGGAGGataattgtgtttgtgaaattTTGCCTCCTCTTGGGAAATTGCCGTTCCTTGAAGGACTCCACCTCGGGGCAATGTCGGGTGTAAGAAAGATTGGTGGTGAGTTTTTGGGAGTAGAAGATGATCAAAcatcttcattcaaatcatccttgTCAATATTATTCCCAAAATTGAAGCGACTCCACTTTTACAACATGTTGTCTTGGAAGGACTGGGGAGGCGTGAAAGGGTGGAACAAAGGAGATTCTGGAATTACTATCATGCCATGTCTTTCTTCCTTAGACATAACTATGTGCTCTGAGCTAGAAACGCTGCCAGACTTCCTCTGCAAAATGCCACTCAAGAATCTTTCCATTTTTTACTGTCCAACACTTGCCAAACGTTGCAAAGAAAGCAGTGGAGAGGAGTGGCCCAAGATTTCTCACATCCCAAACGTCAAGATTTGTGCTAATGACGTTTAA
- the LOC103429871 gene encoding phenylacetaldehyde reductase-like — translation MSKQGEVVCVTGGSGCIGSWLVRLLLHRDYTVHATVKDLKDDGETKHLEALVEGAESRLRLFQIDLLDYNSILAAVNGCSGVFHLASPCIIDTVHDPEKELLDPAIKGTLNVLTAAKKAGISRVVLTSSSCAITPSPSWPSDKVKGEDCWTDIDYCKQKGLWYPLSKTLAEKAAWEFAKEKGLDVVVVNPGAVMGPVISPRLNSSMLLLLRILEGCTETYEDFFMGSVHFKDVALAHILVYENKSATGRHLCVEAISRYGDFVAKVAELYPEYKVHSLPKDTQPGLLREKSGAKKLMNLGLEFIPMDQIIKDGVESLKSKGFIS, via the exons ATGTCGAAGCAGGGTGAGGTCGTATGCGTTACCGGTGGAAGCGGCTGCATCGGATCCTGGCTCGTCCGTCTCCTCCTCCACCGTGATTACACCGTCCACGCCACCGTCAAGGATCTCA AGGACGATGGCGAGACGAAGCATCTAGAAGCGTTAGTAGAGGGGGCAGAGTCGCGCCTCCGTCTCTTCCAGATCGACCTCCTCGACTACAACTCCATACTCGCCGCCGTCAATGGTTGCTCCGGGGTCTTCCACCTCGCTTCTCCCTGCATCATCGATACAGTCCACGACCCCGAG AAGGAGCTCCTGGACCCGGCGATCAAAGGAACGCTTAATGTTCTGACGGCAGCGAAGAAGGCTGGGATCAGCCGTGTGGTGCTGACGTCATCCTCATGCGCCATCACTCCCAGCCCAAGCTGGCCGTCCGATAAGGTCAAGGGCGAGGATTGCTGGACAGACATTGACTACTGCAAGCAGAAGGGA TTGTGGTATCCATTATCGAAAACGCTGGCGGAGAAAGCTGCGTGGGAATTTGCCAAGGAGAAGGGGCTGGATGTCGTTGTGGTGAATCCGGGCGCGGTGATGGGCCCTGTTATCTCGCCCAGGctcaattctagcatgttattgcTCCTTCGCATTCTTGAGG GTTGCACTGAAACATATGAGGACTTTTTTATGGGATCTGTGCATTTTAAAGATGTAGCTCTCGCACACATTTTAGTGTATGAGAACAAATCAGCGACCGGTAGGCACTTGTGTGTGGAAGCTATATCACGTTATGGTGACTTTGTGGCAAAGGTTGCTGAACTTTACCCTGAGTACAAGGTTCACAG TTTGCCAAAGGATACCCAACCCGGCTTGCTGAGGGAAAAGAGCGGAGCGAAGAAGCTAATGAACTTGGGTTTAGAATTCATTCCCATGGATCAAATTATCAAGGATGGTGTTGAGAGCCTAAAGAGCAAGggatttatttcataa